In Aureimonas sp. AU20, the genomic window GCCGCTCGCCCCGAGCGGGAAGCCCAGAACCGCGCATGTCTTGACGCTGGACCCGCGAAGACGCTCGGCGACGAAGGCGGCATGAACGCCGTTGACGCAGACCGACGCGAAACCGTGCGCCAGGGCCTCGTCGCAATGGCGCGCGACGTCGGCGCGCGAGGCGTCAGGCTTGAGGACCGTGTGATCGATCAGGCCCGCCAGCCCGATCTCCCCATTCGCACTTCCGAGGGCCTGCATGAACTCTCCCAAAATTTGTGAACATCGTCACAGAATTTGGCATAGGTTTTTCACGCGGGTCTTGACCCGTCAAGGCGATAATTCGACGGTCCCCAAACGAACGTCCCCCACGAGGCTGCGAAGGAAGGGCCGATGGCATTGAAGAAGTCGGAGCGTCTCGCAAAGCTCGACGAGCGGCTGAAGTCGGAAGGGGTTCTCCACCTCAAGCAGGCGGCGGGGCTTCTCGGCGTGTCCGAGATGACGATCCGGCGCGATCTGGCGAGCGCCCCCGAAACCTTCCACTATCTCGGCGGATACATCCTGCCCGCCCAGGGCGAGCGGGGCGGGCTCTATCGTCTGGATGCGGAAAACGACGAGCATGCCGACGCCAAGGACGCGGCCTGCCGGCGCGCCGCCGCGCTCGTTCGCCCCGGCGACACCATCTTCCTGGACTGCGGCACGACGACGCCGCATCTCGCCGCCTATCTGCCGGGCGACGGCCCTTTGACGGTGGTCTGCTACGCCCTCAACATCGCGAACCGTCTGGCCCTCAGACCCAATATCCGCATGATCGTCCTGGGAGGATTGTTTCATCCCTCCGCCCAGACCTTCTCGGGCGACGAGGCGATCCGCACGATCGAGCACCTGCGCATCAACCATGCGATCCTGTCGGCCGGCGGCGTCCACGCCACGCACGGCGTCACCTGTTCGAACTTCAACGAGGTGCCGATCAAGCAGGCGGCGATGAAGCGCGCGCTCCGGCGAACGCTCGTTGTGGACGAGAGCAAGCTGGGATGCGTGCGCCCCGCCTTCTTCGCCGCCGTCGATCAGTTCGACGAGATTGTCACCGAAACGAGCGTCACCCTGGCCCCGGTGTAGCGGCCCCCTCGCTTAGGCTTGCGCGCGGAAAGCCACCATGCCCCTCTTCGCGCCGCAAATTCGCGGGTTTTGCCCTTCACAGGACGAGCATGGTTCGAGCGAAAACCCTGCGTCCTCTCCTGCTCCTTTGTCTGCTTCTGGCCGGGGGCGGGCGGGCGCTGGCGGCCGGCGAAGGCGAGGAGACCAAGCGGTCGGTCAGTTTCGCCGAGGCGACCTGCCGGATCATCGAGGACGAGGCCGCCCGCAACGGCCTGCCGGCGTCCTTCTTCGCCCGTCTGATCTGGAGGGAAAGCCTCTTCAACCCGAAGGTGATCAGCCCAAAGGGCGCCCAGGGAATCGCCCAGTTCATGCCGGGCACCGCCGCCGAGCGCGGGCTCGCCGATCCGTTCGACGTGCCGACTGCGCTGGCGCATTCCGCGCAATATCTGACCGAGCTGAAAGCGAAGATGGGAAGCCTCGGCCTTGCCGCCGCGGCCTACAATGCCGGCCCGAACCGGGTCGCGGCGTGGAAGCAGGGCAAATCCGCCCTGCCGCTGGAAACGCAGGACTATGTCCACTGGATCACCGGGCATTCGGCCGAGGACTGGTCGGCGGCCACAAAGGCGCTGCCGCTTCTCCCGATCGCGGAGAAGATGCCCTTCGCAACGGCCTGCCGCAAGCTCGCCGCCCGGGGCCTGACGGCCAGGATGCCGGACGGGACGCTGAAACCCTCGGGCTGGCAGGCGCTCCTGATCTCGGGCCTCGGCATCCAGCAGGTCAAGGCCTCCCGGCAGGGGCGCATCCGCGTCGTGATCGACACGGAGGCGCCGGCTCGCCGTGCCGGCGCCGCGTCGCGGCCGAAATAGGCGAGTTCGCGCCGCTATCCGATCCATTGATCGTAGCCTGCTTCGTTTTCTCATTTACGGAATTTCCCCCGCGACCGTTTTGATCGTTGCCGGGGCTCGGGCGCGACCCAGATTGGAACCGTTCGAAGGTTTCAGACGAACGGGGACGACCATGACAGACCATTCCAAGACGAATCCGGGCCATGGCGGGGAGACCCATCAGGTGGCGGACGCCGACCATCCCGTGCTGACCACGAACCACGGCACGCCGATCAGCGACAACCAGAACCAACTGAAGGCGGGCGAGCGCGGGCCCGTTCTGCTGGAAGACGAGGTCTATCGCGAAAAGATCAACCATTTCGACCACGAGCGCATTCCCGAGCGCATCGTCCACGCGCGCGGCTCGGCCGCGCACGGCTATTTCGAATGCACGGACAGCCTGGCCGACATCACGCGCGCCGACCTCTTTCAGAAGAAGGGGCAGCGGACCGACGTGTTCGTGCGCTTCTCCACCGTCGCGGGCGGGGCGGGGTCCAGCGACACGCCGCGCGACGTGCGCGGCTTCGCGGTGAAGTTCTATACCCGCGAGGGCAATTGGGACCTCGTCGGCAACAACATCCCGATCTTCTTCATCCAGGACGCGATCAAGTTTCCCGACCTGATCCATGCCGCCAAGATGGAGGCCGACCGTGGCTATCCCCAGGCCGCGACCGCGCACGACACGTTCTGGGACTTCATCTCCCTGATGCCGGAATCGACCCACATGGCGATGTGGATCATGTCGGACCGGACCCTGCCGCGCACCTTCGCCAACATGGAAGGCTTCGGCATCCACACGTTCCGGTTCGTCAACCGGGAGGGCAAGTCCACCTTCGTGAAGTTCCACTGGAAGCCGAAGGCGGGTCTCGCCTCGACCATCTGGGACGAGACCGTGAAGGTCGCGGGTGCCGATCCCGATTTTCAGCGGCGCGACCTGTTCGAGCGGATCGGGCGCGGGGACTATCCCGAATGGGAACTGGGCGTCCAGCTCTTCGACCAGGCCTTTGCCGACAGCCAGCCCTATGACGTCCTGGACGCGACCAAGATCATTCCGGAGGAGATCCTGCCCGTCCGCATCGTCGGCAAGATGGTTCTCGACCGCTATCCCGACAACTACTTCGCCGAGACCGAGCAGGTGGCCTTCGTGCCGAGCCATGTCGTGCCCGGCATCGGCTTCTCCAACGACCCGCTGCTGCAGGGGCGCCTGTTCAGCTACACCGACACGCAGCTCTCGCGCCTCGGCACGGTGAACTTCCACCAGCTTCCGATCAACCAGGCCAAGGGCCGCCCGGACGGCTGCCCGTTCATGAACCAGCAGCGCGACGGGCACATGCAGATGCAGGTGCCCAAGGGCCGCGCCAACTACGAGCCCAACAGTCTGGCCAAGGTGGGCGAGCCCGGCGGCGCGCGCGAGGACCCGGAAAACGGCTACCGCACCTTCCCCTCGCAGGAAGAGGGCGAGAAGCTGCGCATCCGGCCCGAGAGCTTCGCCGACCATTACAGCCAGGCGCGCCTCTTCTGGCGCTCGATGGACCCGGCCGAGCAGGCGCACATCGCCTCCGCCTTCGTGTTCGAACTCTCCAAGGTCTCGATCGAGCACATCCGCGTGGCGATGATGGCCAATCTGCGCAATGTCGACGAGGCGCTCGCGAGCCGCGTCGCCGAGGGCCTGGCGATGGACCTGCCCAAGGCCTCGCCGACCAAGGTGCCGGTGATCGACATGGCGCCTTCGCCGGCGCTGCGCATCGTGCGCGGACCGCTGGAAAAGCACACGCTGCAGGGGCGCACGGTCGGCATCCTCTTTGCCGAGGGCACCGACGCGGCCGAGTTGAAGGCGGTGAAGGACGCGGTCAAGTCGGCGGGCGGCCATCCCATAACGATCGCGCCCAAGGTCGGGGCCGTGCCCTTGTCGGACGGAAGCCGCGTGAAGGCGGACGCCCAGCTCTTCGGCCAGCCCTCGGCGACGGTCGACGCCTGCGCCGTGGTTCTCAGCGAGGCGGCCTGCGCCAAGCTGGTGAAGGAAGCGGCGGCGGTGCAGTGGGTGATGGACGCCTTCGGCCACCTGAAGGCGATCGGCCACAACAAGGCCGCCAAGCCGCTGCTGGACAAGGCGGGCGTGGAGGCCGACGAGGGCGTCACGACGCTCGACGGCTTCGTGGAAGCGGCCAAGAAGCGCTACTGGGACCGCGAGGCCAAGGTGCGCACCCTGGCCTAACACCTGTGATTATCGAATGGCCGCTCATAGGAGCGGCCATTCACAGGCTTCGTGACGCCTGCGGGGACGCAAGGAGCGATACGGCAGAGTTAAGGGGTCGGCTGGTCAGGTCGCCCGCTGGCTCCCTTGTCGCGAATGCCTGAGTTGCGCCGGTGGGCATCCCTCCAGCTTGCCCTGCGTGATTGTAGAAGGCCCGTCAGGTTGGCAATGCTCCGCCATGTCTAGCAGCATTCGACCATGGGCTAACGTGATCAAGTTCCATAATGTAAATTACGGAGCTTCGGATTATTGGTTTTATTCCAGATAGATATCTTTAGAAGCTGCGCTGCCACACGGCTTCCCTGCCCAATCGCTGTCCCAGCATGCTATGCGCCCAGTGAGCCCCCTGCAACGGCAGTGATTTAAACATCCGCCAATCGCAGGAGGTCGGCGCGGGTGCGTGGCGAGCCGGCGAGCACCACGCCGCCCGAGCTGAGGTCTGCCCAGGTGGCGGGATCCACGATCCAGCCGCCGGCCTCCTCGATCAGAAGGAAGCCGGCGAAACAGTCCCACGCGTTCATGTGCGGCTCCCAATAGGCAGCCAGACGCCCGGCCGCGACATAGGCGAGCGACAGCGCGCCCGAGCCGTTGCGGATGAACATGCCGCCCTCGTCGAGCAGCTTGCCGACGAAGCGGGAGATCACCGCGCTCGGCACCCGATGGTTGGCGCCGAGACCGAGCACGCCCGATTGCAGCGAGGAGTCTTGCGCGACGCGCATCGGCCGCCCGTTAAGCGTCGCGCCGCCCCCGCGCCGGGCGGAAAAGAGTTCGGCGGTTTCCGGCGCGAAGATGACGCCGGCAACGATCCGCTCTTCCGCCATGACGGCGATCGACACGCACCAGGCGGGGATGCCGAAGACGAAGGGGCTGGTGCCGTCGATCGGGTCCATGACCCAGGTGAAGCCGGAGGTGCCGGCTTGCAACCCGTATTCCTCGCCCAGCACCGCGTCGTCCGGAAACGCGTCTGCGATGCGCCGGCGCAGCAGCGTTTCGACCTCCTTGTCGGCGATCGAGACGACGTCCTGCCCGTTCAGCTTGGTGTCGATCGTCAGACGGGCGGGATCGCGAAAATAGGCGCTGGCGATGCGCCCGCTCTCTTGGGCGATGGCTTCGGCCAGGGCATGGCGGCGGGCGATCGCATCCTCCGGGTCGAGGGGCAGCGGCGTCGGGGCGGAAAAGGACATGGGGCTCACGCGGGTATGAGGGCGACGCCGCGCTCGTGCAGGCCGATCCCGACCTGTGCGGCGACGGGGCGGACATGCTCGATGGCGGGATCGACGATGAAAAGGCGGCCGAGAGCGGTCTCGACCTCGTATTCGATATGGTCTCCGAGATAGGCGGCGCTGGCGACGCGCCCCTCGAACCCGTCCGGCCGATGGTCCTGCAGGAAGAGCGCGTTGGGCCGAATGGCGAGCCGAGCCGCGCCCTCGCGCGCCCCCGCTCCCGAAACCGGATGCACCAGCCCGCCAAGCCGGGCGGCAAGGCGCCCGTCGCCGATGCGCACGACCTCGCAGGCGACCACATTGGCCTCCCCGATGAAGTCGGCGATGAAGGGCGAGGCGGGGGATTCGTAGAGCTCGCGCGGCGTGCCGGCCTGGGCGATCGCGCCGTCCTTCATCACCACGATCCGGTCCGAGACGGCGAGCGCCTCCTCCTGGTCGTGCGTGACATAGACGGCGGTGAAGCCGAGCCGCTGCTGCAACTCGCGGATCTCGGTGCGCACCTGCCGGCGCAGCCGCGCGTCGAGATTGGAAAGCGGCTCGTCCAGAAGCAGGACCTGCGGCTCCAGCACCAGCGCGCGGGCGACGGCGACGCGCTGCTGCTGGCCGCCCGACAATTCGCTGGGCAGGCGCGCGCCGTAGCCCACCAACCCGACCAGCGCGAGCCCCTCCTCCGCCCGCTCGCGCGCTTCGGCCTTGGACTTGCCGCCCGAGCGCAGGCCGTAGGCGACATTGTCGGCAATGCTCATATGGGGAAACAAGGCGTAGGACTGGAACACCATGGACACGTCCCGCTCGTTGGCGGGCAGTTGCGTGACGTCCCGCCCGCCGATCAGGATGCGCCCGCCGGTCGGCTGTTCGAGCCCGGCCAGCATGCGCAGCGTCGTGGTCTTGCCGCAGCCCGAGGGGCCGAGCAGCGTCACCAGCGTTCCCGGCTCGATGTCGAGCGTGAGATCAGCGATCGCCACCACCGCGCCGAAGCGCTTCTCGACGGATTCGAACCGGACCGATCCGGGCTTGAGGGTCGGGCTCATGCGATCTTCTCCTTCGACGGGACGAGCGGGGCGGCGACGGCGGCGGGCGCGAGGCGGACCTCGCGGCGCAGCGTGCGCTGGCCGACCACGAGTTGGAACAGGCCGATCACCGCGATCATGACGACGATCAGCATGGCGGAGTAGGCGATGGCGACGCCGTATTCCCCATTCTCGGTGAGGCCGACGATATAGGAGGTCGCCATGTTGTATTCGGCGCTGACGAGGAAGATCACCGCGCTGATCGAGGTGATGGAGCGCACGAAACTATAGACCAGCGCGCCCGTGATGGCCGGGCGCAGCAAGGGCAGCACGACGCGGCGAAGCGTGGTGAACGTGTTGGCGCCGAGCGTCAGCGAGGCTTCGTCGAGGCTTCGGTCGAGCTGGCTCATGGCCGCGATGCCGCCGCGCACGCCCACCGGCATGTTGCGGAAGATGAAGCAGACGACGAGGATCGCAGCGGTGCCCGTCATCTCGATCGGCGGCAGGTTGAAGGCGAGGACATAGGACACGCCGATCACCGTGCCGGGAATAGCGAAGGAGAGCATGAGCAGGAACTCCAGCCCCTCGCGCCCGGCAAAGCGCTGCCGCACCAGGAGATAGGCCGAGAGGAGGCCGACCACGGCGGTGAGCGGCGCGGCGATCAACGCGATCTCCATGGTGGTCCAGAAGGAGTTCCAGGCCACTCCGGTCCAGCGCAGGCCGCCCTCCCCCACCGCGACGGAAAAGGCCTTGCGGTAGTGGTCGAGCGTCAGCGTGTTGTCGAGACCGAGCGTGCGCACCACGCTGCCGACGAGGATCATCGCGTAGACCACAAGCGTGAACAGCACCCAGGGCACCACCATGGCATAGGAGCCGAGGCGCAGCCGCGCGTCGAGCGCGACATGGCGGCCGCTGTCGCCCTTGCCGGTGACGGTCGTGTAGCTCTTGCCCTTCAGCCAGAGGCGCTGGAGCAGGAAGGCCGAAAGGGTGAAGCCGAGCAGAACCAAGGCGAGAACGGCGGCGCGGGCGGGGTCGTTCTGCGCGCCGACCACGGCAAAGAAGATCTCGGTGGAGAGAACGCCGTGGCTGCCGCCGAGCACCAGCGGATTGCC contains:
- a CDS encoding inositol monophosphatase family protein, whose translation is MSFSAPTPLPLDPEDAIARRHALAEAIAQESGRIASAYFRDPARLTIDTKLNGQDVVSIADKEVETLLRRRIADAFPDDAVLGEEYGLQAGTSGFTWVMDPIDGTSPFVFGIPAWCVSIAVMAEERIVAGVIFAPETAELFSARRGGGATLNGRPMRVAQDSSLQSGVLGLGANHRVPSAVISRFVGKLLDEGGMFIRNGSGALSLAYVAAGRLAAYWEPHMNAWDCFAGFLLIEEAGGWIVDPATWADLSSGGVVLAGSPRTRADLLRLADV
- a CDS encoding DeoR/GlpR family DNA-binding transcription regulator: MALKKSERLAKLDERLKSEGVLHLKQAAGLLGVSEMTIRRDLASAPETFHYLGGYILPAQGERGGLYRLDAENDEHADAKDAACRRAAALVRPGDTIFLDCGTTTPHLAAYLPGDGPLTVVCYALNIANRLALRPNIRMIVLGGLFHPSAQTFSGDEAIRTIEHLRINHAILSAGGVHATHGVTCSNFNEVPIKQAAMKRALRRTLVVDESKLGCVRPAFFAAVDQFDEIVTETSVTLAPV
- a CDS encoding lytic transglycosylase domain-containing protein, which gives rise to MVRAKTLRPLLLLCLLLAGGGRALAAGEGEETKRSVSFAEATCRIIEDEAARNGLPASFFARLIWRESLFNPKVISPKGAQGIAQFMPGTAAERGLADPFDVPTALAHSAQYLTELKAKMGSLGLAAAAYNAGPNRVAAWKQGKSALPLETQDYVHWITGHSAEDWSAATKALPLLPIAEKMPFATACRKLAARGLTARMPDGTLKPSGWQALLISGLGIQQVKASRQGRIRVVIDTEAPARRAGAASRPK
- a CDS encoding catalase — protein: MTDHSKTNPGHGGETHQVADADHPVLTTNHGTPISDNQNQLKAGERGPVLLEDEVYREKINHFDHERIPERIVHARGSAAHGYFECTDSLADITRADLFQKKGQRTDVFVRFSTVAGGAGSSDTPRDVRGFAVKFYTREGNWDLVGNNIPIFFIQDAIKFPDLIHAAKMEADRGYPQAATAHDTFWDFISLMPESTHMAMWIMSDRTLPRTFANMEGFGIHTFRFVNREGKSTFVKFHWKPKAGLASTIWDETVKVAGADPDFQRRDLFERIGRGDYPEWELGVQLFDQAFADSQPYDVLDATKIIPEEILPVRIVGKMVLDRYPDNYFAETEQVAFVPSHVVPGIGFSNDPLLQGRLFSYTDTQLSRLGTVNFHQLPINQAKGRPDGCPFMNQQRDGHMQMQVPKGRANYEPNSLAKVGEPGGAREDPENGYRTFPSQEEGEKLRIRPESFADHYSQARLFWRSMDPAEQAHIASAFVFELSKVSIEHIRVAMMANLRNVDEALASRVAEGLAMDLPKASPTKVPVIDMAPSPALRIVRGPLEKHTLQGRTVGILFAEGTDAAELKAVKDAVKSAGGHPITIAPKVGAVPLSDGSRVKADAQLFGQPSATVDACAVVLSEAACAKLVKEAAAVQWVMDAFGHLKAIGHNKAAKPLLDKAGVEADEGVTTLDGFVEAAKKRYWDREAKVRTLA
- a CDS encoding ABC transporter ATP-binding protein, whose amino-acid sequence is MSPTLKPGSVRFESVEKRFGAVVAIADLTLDIEPGTLVTLLGPSGCGKTTTLRMLAGLEQPTGGRILIGGRDVTQLPANERDVSMVFQSYALFPHMSIADNVAYGLRSGGKSKAEARERAEEGLALVGLVGYGARLPSELSGGQQQRVAVARALVLEPQVLLLDEPLSNLDARLRRQVRTEIRELQQRLGFTAVYVTHDQEEALAVSDRIVVMKDGAIAQAGTPRELYESPASPFIADFIGEANVVACEVVRIGDGRLAARLGGLVHPVSGAGAREGAARLAIRPNALFLQDHRPDGFEGRVASAAYLGDHIEYEVETALGRLFIVDPAIEHVRPVAAQVGIGLHERGVALIPA